A genomic region of Podarcis raffonei isolate rPodRaf1 chromosome 13, rPodRaf1.pri, whole genome shotgun sequence contains the following coding sequences:
- the LOC128398737 gene encoding olfactory receptor 14A16-like, giving the protein MDNLTSTSEFLLLEFSRNRELQILHFFVFLGLYLLTVIGNLLIIFLIALDRHLHTPMYFFLMNLAVSDIGSVSVIQPKSMVNSIMNKRHISYAACVTQVFFFFLFGCSDFTLLTIMAHDRYVAICNPLQYEVIMNKGACIQMVTIAWITSILYAVLHTAGTFSITFCSNRVDQFFCEVPKLLKLSCSDLYLVEVGLLVFSCISVFGCFVFIILTYAWILSTILKMPSEQGRHKALSTCLPHLMVVSVFIFTAVFAYIRPPSNSSSGLDLVFAVIYTILPPMLNPFIYSIRNKEIQTALWKQLNLKHTPKSTFQYYDQYSLPDVSLRISLVHPLCASF; this is encoded by the exons ATGGACAATCTGACATCCACATCTGAATTTCTACTTCTAGAATTTTCTCGGAACCGAGAACTACAGATACTACACTTCTTTGTGTTCCTAGGACTATACTTGTTAACGGTAATTGGGAATCTTTTGATCATCTTTTTAATAGCCCTTGACCGCCACCTGCATACACCAATGTACTTCTTCCTCATGAACTTGGCCGTTTCTGATATTGGCTCAGTTTCTGTCATTCAACCCAAATCCATGGTTAATTCAATCATGAACAAGAGGCACATTTCGTATGCTGCATGTGTCACTcaagttttcttctttttcctctttggaTGCTCTGATTTTACCCTGTTAACCATAATGGCACATGACAGGTATGTTGCCATCTGTAATCCACTGCAATATGAAGTTATTATGAACAAAGGGGCCTGCATTCAGATGGTTACCATTGCATGGATCACCAGTATTCTCTATGCTGTTTTACACACTGCAGGCACATTTTCCATTACGTTCTGTTCCAATCGTGTTGATCAATTCTTCTGTGAAGTCCCAAAGCTACTAAAATTGTCCTGTTCTGACTTATACCTAGTTGAAGTTGGACTTCTTGTATTTAGCTGTATTTCTGTTTTTGGATGCTTTGTCTTCATCATTCTAACTTATGCGTGGATCTTGAGTACAATACTCAAAATGCCTTCTGAACAGGGACGGCATAAGGCCCTCTCCACCTGCCTTCCACACCTCATGGTTGTCTCTGTCTTCATTTTCACTGCAGTCTTTGCCTACATCAGACCACCTAGTAATAGCTCATCTGGCCTGGATCTAGTCTTTGCTGTGATATATACTATTCTTCCCCCTATGCTCAACCCATTCATCTATAGCATAAGAAACAAAGAGATCCAGACTGCATTGTGGAAACAATTGAATCTTAAGCA CACTCCCAAGTCAACATttcaatattatgaccaatattcATTGCCCGATGTATCATTGAGGATTTCACTTGTTCATCCACTCTGTGCTTCATTTTAA
- the LOC128398738 gene encoding olfactory receptor 14A16-like: MSNLTSASGFLLLEFSQVRELQVLQFFLFLALYLIIIMGNLLIIVVIALDHRLHIPMYFFLMNLAISDIGTVSVTLPKSMFNLLINSSHISYFECVSQIFFFLVFECLDFAILIIMAHDRYVAICNPLQYEQIMNEGACVQMTTIAWIASILYSALHTAGTFSMNFCSNRVDQFFCEIPKLMKLSCSDLYLVEVGILVFSYIIALGCFIFIIKTYVWIFTTVLKIPSKQGQHKALSTCLPHLLVVSLYVFSATFVYATPHSNISPDLDLVFAVIYTILPSLLNPFIYSLRNKEIQTALQKLLNLKHLYGTVPKFVLKS, encoded by the coding sequence ATGTCTAATCTGACCTCCGCTTCTGGATTTCTGCTTCTGGAATTTTCTCAGGTCCGAGAACTGCAGGTCTTACAGTTCTTTCTGTTCCTAGCATTATACTTAATAATCATAATGGGGAATCTTTTGATCATTGTTGTGATAGCTCTTGACCATCGTCTACATATACCAATGTACTTCTTCCTAATGAACTTGGCCATTTCTGATATTGGCACAGTTTCTGTCACTCTACCCAAATCAATGTTTAACTTACTCATAAACAGCAGTCACATTTCCTATTTTGAATGTGTCTCtcaaattttcttctttttagtgTTTGAATGCTTAGATTTtgctattttaataataatggCACATGACCGGTATGTTGCTATCTGCAATCCACTGCAATATGAACAAATCATGAATGAAGGAGCCTGCGTTCAGATGACAACCATTGCATGGATTGCCAGTATTCTCTATTCTGCGCTACACACTGCTGGCACATTTTCAATGAACTTCTGCTCCAATCGTGTTGATCAATTCTTCTGTGAAATCCCCAAATTAATGAAATTGTCTTGCTCTGACTTATACTTAGTTGAAGTTGGAATTCTTGTATTTAGTTATATCATAGCATTGGGATGCttcattttcattattaaaaCTTACGTGTGGATTTTCACTACAGTCCTCAAAATCCCTTCCAAACAGGGACAGCATAAGGCCCTCTCCACTTGCCTGCCCCACCTCCTTGTTGTCTCTCTGTATGTGTTCTCTGCAACCTTTGTTTATGCAACACCACATAGTAATATCTCACCTGACCTGGATCTAGTCTTTGCTGTGATATATACTATACTTCCTTCTTTACTAAATCCCTTCATCTATAGCTTGAGAAACAAAGAGATCCAGACTGCATTGCAGAAGCTATTGAATCTTAAACACTTGTATGGCACTGTTCCCAAATTTGTTCTGAAAAGTTGA
- the LOC128398736 gene encoding olfactory receptor 14I1-like — protein sequence MMETIANMSSMSHFLLLEFSEIRELQLLHFFVFLALYLATVTGNLLIISAIVSDNHLHTPMYFFLMNLAMLDLGSISVAIPKSIVNSFFNTRLISHSGCVAQVFFLLFFVASDFALLTVMAHDRYVAICNPLRYETIMNKVACMKMVASAWISGLVYGIVHTSSTFANSFCSNVVDQFFCEIPQLLKLSCTDLYLVEVGVLVLSVSIVLGCFIFIIVTYVQIFTTVLRIPSVQGRQKAFSTCLPHLIVVSMFVFTGIFAYLRLPTNSQSDLDLAFAVIYSVVPPLMNPLIYSLRNKDIKVALWKMLNLKGSSKNPFSEFHS from the coding sequence ATGATGGAAACTATAGCCAACATGAGTTCCATGTCCCATTTTCTACTGCTGGAGTTCTCTGAGATCCGAGAGCTGCAGCTCTTGCACTTTTTTGTATTCCTGGCATTGTACTTGGCAACTGTGACTGGAAATCTTCTCATCATATCTGCAATAGTCTCTGACAATCACCTCCAcactcccatgtacttcttcctgatGAACCTAGCAATGCTGGACCTTGGTTCAATTTCTGTAGCTATACCTAAATCCATAGTTAATTCCTTCTTTAATACCAGATTGATTTCTCATTCTGGATGTGTTGCCCAGGTTTTCTTCCTACTCTTTTTTGTAGCATCAGATTTTGCCCTCCTCACAGTGATGGCACATGATCGctatgttgccatttgcaacccGCTGCGGTATGAGACAATAATGAACAAAGTAGCCTGTATGAAAATGGTTGCAAGTGCGTGGATAAGCGGCCTTGTCTATGGAATAGTACACACAAGTAGCACCTTTGCAAACTCCTTCTGCTCTAATGTGGTTGATCAGTTCTTCTGTGAAATCCCACAGTTGCTCAAGCTCTCCTGCACTGATTTATACCTAGTTGAAGTTGGTGTTCTTGTGCTGAGTGTTAGCATAGTGCTCGGTTGCTTCATTTTCATCATTGTAACGTATGTGCAAATCTTCACTACAGTGCTGAGAATTCCCTCGGTGCAGGGAAGGCAAAAGGCCTTCTCCACGTGCCTTCCCCACCTTATTGTGGTCTCCATGTTTGTATTCACTGGAATTTTTGCCTACCTCAGGCTTCCCACTAATTCACAATCTGATCTGGATTTGGCGTTTGCAGTTATATATTCTGTGGTTCCACCCCTGATGAATCCACTGATCTACAGCTTGAGGAACAAAGATATCAAGGTTGCCCTGTGGAAAATGCTGAATCTGAAGGGCTCATCTAAGAATCCCTTTTCTGAATTTCATTCCTAA